A stretch of the Candidatus Jettenia sp. AMX2 genome encodes the following:
- a CDS encoding bacteriohemerythrin, with the protein MALIQWNDSLSVNVREFDRQHQKLMAIINELNDSMKQGKGKDVLGKIINELAGYAGTHFANEEKYFAQFGYPEANAHKKEHNEFVHKVSDFKGGFEKGKIGLSVEVMNFLCTWLRNHIKVVDKKYGSFFNGKGLK; encoded by the coding sequence ATGGCGTTAATTCAATGGAATGATAGTTTGAGTGTCAATGTTCGTGAGTTTGACCGGCAGCATCAAAAACTTATGGCTATAATTAACGAGCTTAACGATTCAATGAAACAGGGGAAAGGGAAGGATGTTTTGGGTAAGATTATTAATGAACTGGCTGGATATGCAGGGACTCATTTCGCAAATGAAGAGAAGTATTTTGCTCAATTTGGATATCCTGAGGCAAATGCCCATAAAAAGGAACATAATGAATTTGTACATAAGGTTTCTGATTTCAAAGGGGGTTTTGAAAAAGGCAAAATTGGGTTATCTGTTGAAGTTATGAATTTTTTGTGCACCTGGTTAAGAAATCATATCAAAGTTGTTGATAAAAAATATGGCTCATTTTTTAATGGGAAGGGTTTGAAATAG
- a CDS encoding nucleoside deaminase — protein sequence MNTDDEKFMRLAINKAKEGIEIGQTPFGACLIKDNKVISCVHNSVWKNTDITAHAEILAIQEACKALHTIDLTGCIIYSTCEPCPMCFSACHWARITKIIYGACIEDAREMGFNELTISNTVMKQAGNSPVQIVADVLREESKELFRLWSVREDKRVY from the coding sequence ATGAATACTGATGATGAAAAATTTATGAGACTTGCCATCAATAAGGCAAAAGAGGGTATTGAAATCGGCCAAACACCATTTGGTGCATGTTTGATAAAGGATAACAAAGTAATAAGTTGTGTTCATAACTCTGTCTGGAAAAACACAGACATAACTGCGCATGCGGAGATCCTTGCAATACAGGAAGCGTGTAAGGCATTACATACCATAGACCTGACCGGTTGTATAATCTATTCGACCTGCGAACCATGTCCAATGTGCTTTAGTGCTTGCCATTGGGCACGGATAACAAAAATTATTTATGGGGCGTGTATAGAGGATGCAAGGGAAATGGGTTTTAATGAACTCACTATTTCTAATACCGTTATGAAACAGGCCGGGAACAGTCCGGTACAAATAGTTGCAGATGTTCTCCGGGAAGAAAGTAAGGAACTGTTCAGGTTATGGTCTGTGCGGGAAGATAAAAGGGTGTATTAA
- a CDS encoding carboxypeptidase-like regulatory domain-containing protein, whose translation MRKYKVLLMVLLVSVFFCIIVVKGDTITFISNKTVDPRILDVTSEYIEAVFLRKDVKSLHIQFSSDRDYSDELSLHIPEVTIGCKIRELTPDLVRVLIPLSSVSSIQMPSQSNDKQDDGVSDMTESKSGMTAGIVHRGGRLKQGEEGEKSNSGILSQMQIDERVIVDQIRTPSNEREELIKDYRLRIQKTRVKPEDFEAENDLVRTTENKENIVRDTRGESEKGLENDQITEPVRIDSGKERYVSIHGIRFGKVEGRIVERRDFLAGCYVKLQLLERFGLLSKRYRPLAGAVEFEAITDENGVYLFENIPAGEYKIYWKPPSETEWIGRFKMEPDVIVEPGKLTNPQTIEILKRTLN comes from the coding sequence ATGAGAAAATATAAAGTATTGTTAATGGTATTATTGGTATCTGTGTTTTTTTGCATAATAGTAGTAAAGGGAGATACGATAACGTTTATCAGTAACAAAACTGTTGACCCAAGAATACTGGATGTTACCAGCGAATATATAGAGGCAGTTTTTTTAAGAAAAGATGTCAAATCCTTACATATTCAATTTTCAAGCGACAGGGATTATTCTGATGAATTATCATTGCACATACCAGAAGTAACAATTGGATGTAAAATCAGAGAACTCACTCCTGATTTGGTGCGTGTTCTAATCCCGCTTTCATCAGTCTCTTCAATTCAAATGCCTTCCCAGTCTAATGACAAACAAGACGATGGTGTTTCTGACATGACCGAAAGCAAGTCCGGTATGACAGCAGGTATAGTTCATAGGGGGGGAAGACTTAAGCAGGGAGAGGAAGGAGAAAAATCAAATTCAGGCATATTATCACAAATGCAGATAGATGAAAGAGTTATAGTCGATCAGATACGTACTCCTTCAAATGAAAGGGAAGAATTAATAAAAGATTACCGATTACGGATTCAGAAAACAAGAGTAAAACCCGAAGATTTTGAAGCTGAAAACGATTTGGTAAGGACAACGGAAAATAAGGAAAATATTGTTAGGGACACAAGGGGGGAATCAGAAAAAGGATTAGAGAATGATCAAATCACTGAACCTGTGAGAATTGATTCCGGAAAAGAGCGATATGTTTCCATCCATGGTATACGCTTTGGTAAAGTTGAGGGGAGAATAGTAGAGAGAAGGGATTTTCTTGCCGGTTGCTATGTTAAACTACAATTACTGGAAAGATTTGGACTATTATCAAAGAGATATCGCCCGTTAGCCGGGGCTGTGGAGTTCGAAGCCATTACGGATGAGAATGGGGTATACCTTTTTGAGAACATACCTGCCGGGGAATACAAGATTTACTGGAAGCCGCCTTCAGAAACAGAATGGATTGGACGGTTTAAGATGGAACCAGATGTTATTGTTGAACCAGGCAAACTAACAAACCCTCAAACCATTGAAATTTTAAAAAGAACTCTTAATTAA
- a CDS encoding response regulator — MAKPRLILIDDDKNALEGLVKILSHDGYSASGVLSGYEALNLLATINFDIAITDMRLPGLGGIPLIHEIKKRCKSIAIVVVTAYSSEKMAKEVIRCGADEYLTKPINIGELESVLKGLWEKQILKQEGEDSGFIPCMNNKTLKITGQERNEY, encoded by the coding sequence ATGGCAAAACCAAGATTAATATTAATAGACGATGATAAAAATGCACTTGAGGGGCTGGTAAAGATACTGTCGCATGATGGATATTCTGCTTCCGGCGTTTTGTCAGGCTATGAAGCATTAAACCTGCTGGCTACAATAAACTTTGATATAGCAATAACGGATATGCGGTTACCGGGATTGGGGGGGATACCCCTTATCCACGAAATAAAGAAAAGGTGTAAATCTATAGCGATTGTGGTTGTCACTGCTTATAGTTCGGAGAAGATGGCGAAGGAGGTAATAAGATGCGGTGCTGATGAGTATTTGACAAAACCTATAAATATCGGGGAGCTGGAGTCCGTATTAAAGGGTCTATGGGAAAAGCAAATACTGAAACAGGAGGGTGAGGATAGTGGATTTATTCCCTGCATGAACAATAAGACATTAAAAATAACGGGACAGGAGAGAAATGAATACTGA